The Stygiolobus azoricus genome window below encodes:
- a CDS encoding metallophosphoesterase family protein, with protein MGLFRKKQQDGVETKSQFKILYTSDVHGSEVTFKKFLNAGKMFKVDALIIGGDLAGKALIPIIDLGNGKYDIQGTEVGREGLEMIKQRIRNEGNYYVVVDKKGFEELNYDKRKVDEAFKTAMIERLREWIKIAEERYKGTNIPIYVNLGNDDPTYLFDIIDESSVVRRTEGFVIPLGKYEMISFGYVNPTPWNTPREMSEEELYSNMKSMVEKLSNPNLAIFNFHAPPYGTNLDNAPLLDKTLKPVVKGGEIVMTHVGSKAVRSIIEEYKPLMGIHGHIHESRGFDRVASALVLNPGSEYNSGIFHGVYIVLEGEKVKTHQFITG; from the coding sequence ATGGGGTTATTTAGGAAGAAACAACAAGACGGAGTGGAAACTAAGTCTCAGTTTAAGATATTATACACGTCAGATGTGCACGGCTCAGAAGTAACTTTCAAGAAGTTTCTAAATGCTGGAAAAATGTTCAAAGTAGATGCATTAATAATTGGCGGAGATTTAGCCGGTAAAGCGTTAATACCTATAATAGACTTAGGAAACGGAAAATATGACATTCAGGGAACTGAAGTTGGAAGAGAGGGTTTAGAAATGATAAAACAAAGGATAAGAAACGAAGGAAATTATTACGTAGTTGTAGACAAGAAGGGATTTGAAGAGCTTAATTATGATAAAAGGAAAGTAGATGAGGCTTTCAAAACAGCAATGATAGAGAGATTGAGGGAGTGGATAAAGATAGCTGAGGAGAGATATAAGGGTACTAATATTCCTATTTACGTTAATCTCGGAAATGATGATCCGACATACCTTTTCGACATAATAGACGAAAGTAGTGTTGTGAGAAGGACTGAAGGATTCGTTATACCTTTAGGTAAATATGAGATGATCTCCTTTGGATACGTAAATCCCACTCCATGGAATACGCCAAGAGAGATGAGTGAAGAAGAGTTATACTCAAATATGAAGAGTATGGTGGAGAAGCTCTCCAACCCTAATTTAGCTATATTTAACTTTCATGCACCTCCTTACGGGACCAATCTAGATAACGCACCTCTATTAGACAAAACGTTAAAACCCGTTGTAAAAGGAGGGGAGATAGTTATGACACACGTAGGTTCTAAGGCAGTTAGGAGTATAATTGAGGAGTATAAACCTTTAATGGGAATTCACGGTCATATTCATGAGTCTAGGGGTTTCGATAGGGTAGCAAGTGCATTAGTCCTTAACCCTGGAAGCGAGTACAATTCTGGTATATTTCATGGCGTGTACATAGTTCTGGAGGGAGAAAAAGTAAAGACTCATCAGTTCATAACAGGTTAA
- a CDS encoding urease subunit gamma, whose translation MFLTPREQEKLLISWAAEVARRRKQRGIKLNYVEAQAIIIDYILEKAREGARMEDIIKGAQELLTENDVMDEVPEMLDLIQVEATFPDGTKLVTVRNPIKSSKKTLNTFVINEGEVNIDDKEEVELEVTNTGDRPIQVGSHYHFFEVNKALKFDREKAFGMRLSIPSGTSVRFEPGQTRVVKLRKIGGSRRVTGLNGLVEGSLDHNKDQAIKRAKERGLL comes from the coding sequence ATGTTTTTAACACCCCGTGAGCAGGAGAAACTATTAATCTCATGGGCAGCAGAAGTTGCTAGGAGGAGAAAGCAAAGGGGAATAAAATTAAATTACGTAGAAGCTCAGGCAATAATAATAGATTACATTCTCGAAAAAGCTAGAGAAGGAGCTAGAATGGAAGACATTATAAAGGGCGCTCAAGAACTCCTAACAGAAAACGACGTAATGGACGAAGTGCCTGAAATGCTTGATCTGATCCAAGTAGAGGCTACTTTCCCAGACGGAACTAAACTGGTAACAGTCAGAAACCCAATCAAGTCTTCAAAGAAAACTCTAAACACATTTGTAATCAATGAAGGGGAAGTAAATATTGATGATAAGGAGGAAGTAGAACTGGAAGTCACAAACACCGGTGATCGCCCTATTCAGGTCGGTTCTCACTATCACTTTTTCGAGGTTAATAAAGCCCTGAAGTTTGATAGAGAGAAAGCATTCGGAATGAGACTTTCTATACCTTCAGGAACTTCTGTAAGGTTTGAACCAGGTCAAACTAGGGTTGTCAAACTGAGAAAGATAGGTGGTTCTCGTAGGGTAACTGGGCTTAACGGTTTAGTAGAAGGCTCTCTAGACCACAATAAAGATCAAGCTATAAAGAGAGCGAAAGAGAGGGGGTTATTGTGA
- the ureC gene encoding urease subunit alpha, translating to MKIDRHRYFELYGPTEGDSIRLGNSNLYVTIEKDLIQKGEELVFGAGKTARDGLGLLPTVREEDAMDTIITNVVILDPLLGVVKADIGIKDGVIVGIGHGGNPFTMDGVDFVLGSNTEIISGEGLIATPGFIDTHVHWVAPQQVFDALSAGFTTLIGGGTGPAEGTKATTVTPGSWNIKIVAEALDYFPLNFGLTAKGSSSRITMEQALRAGALGFKIHEDWGAMPRVVDETLTVADEYDVQVAIHTDTSNESGYLEDTLNAIGGRTIHAYHVEGAGGGHAPDIIRICGEPNILPSSTNPTKPFTIHTYEEHLEMLMAVHHLNPKVPEDVAYAESRIREETMQAEDYLHDLGAISMMSSDSQAMGRVGETAIRTFQLAHKMKELGLIKMSDNERVLRYLAKITINPAITHGISSYVGTLSPGHLADIVLWDPRFFPVKPYMVIKGGAIAWALMGDTNASIAYSQPVLYKPMFGYYSAKTISLWFSAADGVENVSKVVRRKVVPVRNTRNISKKDMVFNNSLPKIEVDPDTYEVKVNGVVPKVPPSKWLPFTQLYFMY from the coding sequence GTGAAAATAGACAGACACCGCTACTTCGAACTATATGGTCCAACAGAAGGAGACAGTATAAGACTGGGAAACTCTAACTTATATGTGACAATAGAGAAGGATCTAATACAGAAAGGAGAAGAACTCGTTTTCGGGGCAGGCAAAACAGCTAGAGACGGGTTAGGACTTTTACCTACTGTTAGAGAAGAAGATGCAATGGACACGATAATTACAAACGTAGTAATATTAGACCCCTTATTGGGCGTAGTTAAAGCCGATATAGGTATAAAGGATGGTGTAATAGTAGGGATAGGTCATGGAGGAAACCCGTTCACAATGGACGGGGTGGATTTCGTGTTAGGTAGTAATACGGAAATAATTTCTGGAGAAGGGTTAATAGCTACTCCGGGCTTTATAGATACTCACGTACATTGGGTAGCACCGCAACAAGTATTTGACGCACTTTCAGCGGGTTTCACTACTCTTATTGGAGGTGGGACAGGCCCAGCTGAGGGTACTAAGGCAACTACAGTAACTCCAGGTTCTTGGAATATTAAGATAGTAGCAGAAGCTTTGGATTATTTTCCGCTTAACTTTGGGCTGACCGCAAAAGGTTCCTCAAGTAGGATAACTATGGAACAAGCATTAAGGGCAGGAGCTTTAGGTTTTAAGATCCATGAGGACTGGGGGGCTATGCCGAGAGTTGTAGATGAAACCCTTACTGTAGCTGACGAGTATGATGTACAAGTTGCGATACACACAGACACTTCAAACGAAAGTGGGTATTTAGAGGACACACTAAACGCAATAGGTGGTAGAACTATTCATGCTTATCATGTGGAAGGAGCAGGTGGAGGTCACGCTCCTGATATAATAAGAATATGTGGAGAGCCTAACATATTACCATCTTCAACAAACCCTACTAAACCGTTTACAATTCACACATATGAGGAACATCTGGAGATGCTAATGGCTGTGCACCACTTAAACCCTAAAGTACCAGAAGACGTGGCTTATGCAGAGTCCAGAATTAGGGAAGAGACTATGCAAGCTGAGGACTATCTACATGATCTAGGAGCAATAAGTATGATGTCATCAGATTCACAAGCGATGGGTAGAGTTGGTGAGACTGCAATCAGAACTTTCCAGTTAGCTCATAAGATGAAGGAGTTAGGGCTCATAAAAATGAGTGATAATGAGAGGGTTTTACGTTATTTGGCTAAAATTACAATTAACCCAGCCATAACTCACGGTATATCGTCTTACGTAGGTACTTTATCTCCAGGCCACTTGGCGGATATTGTATTATGGGATCCTCGGTTTTTCCCAGTAAAACCGTACATGGTGATTAAGGGTGGGGCTATAGCTTGGGCACTTATGGGAGATACTAACGCTTCAATAGCGTACTCCCAACCAGTGCTTTATAAGCCCATGTTTGGATATTATTCAGCAAAGACTATCTCGTTATGGTTCTCAGCAGCTGATGGAGTTGAAAACGTATCGAAGGTAGTTAGGAGGAAAGTAGTACCGGTGAGAAACACGAGGAATATCAGCAAAAAGGACATGGTGTTTAACAACTCTTTACCTAAGATTGAAGTAGATCCTGATACTTACGAGGTCAAGGTAAACGGTGTTGTCCCAAAGGTCCCACCTTCTAAGTGGCTACCTTTCACCCAGTTGTATTTCATGTACTAG
- a CDS encoding urease accessory protein UreF, translating into MLTPRIFQLFDSSLPIGSFNHSYGVEEAYYSNLDIKSFIEDIFKNVILPGDVAIVKIAYDDPYRADEIAYASKLTAELKNATVYLGNSLASLGICENEFIQKVKKGETYGTYPVVVAVCCKELGISKEDCMVGLAYSELAQLVFASVRLNAIDFVEGQRLISRLLGELKVTEITEFKPFSPVLDKLSKNHEIREPKVFMS; encoded by the coding sequence TTGCTAACACCTAGAATATTCCAGCTGTTTGATTCATCTCTACCTATAGGCTCGTTCAACCACTCCTATGGCGTAGAAGAAGCATATTATTCCAACTTAGACATTAAGTCCTTTATTGAAGATATCTTCAAAAACGTGATCTTGCCTGGAGATGTTGCAATTGTTAAAATCGCGTACGACGATCCGTATAGGGCTGATGAGATCGCTTATGCTTCAAAACTCACTGCTGAGCTGAAAAACGCCACAGTATACTTAGGTAACTCCCTAGCATCTCTAGGTATCTGCGAAAACGAGTTCATACAAAAAGTCAAGAAAGGAGAAACTTATGGTACTTATCCCGTAGTTGTTGCAGTGTGTTGTAAAGAACTCGGTATTTCGAAGGAAGACTGTATGGTGGGGTTAGCGTATTCGGAGTTAGCCCAGTTAGTGTTTGCATCTGTAAGGCTTAACGCTATAGACTTCGTCGAAGGCCAGAGGCTAATATCAAGACTGTTAGGTGAGTTGAAAGTTACTGAAATTACCGAGTTTAAGCCTTTTTCCCCTGTCTTAGATAAATTAAGTAAAAATCATGAAATTAGGGAACCGAAGGTGTTCATGTCATGA
- the ureG gene encoding urease accessory protein UreG, which produces MMKIGVLGPVGSGKTTLIEFLTEYFVRKFGISVGIITNDVVSNYDAMRVYENLVIRKKIIPKENVVGLVTGGCPHTAIREDPSMNLRALEKLTRRTKVEVVFIESGGDNVMSTFSSLLADYTIYVLDTSAGDKYPGKGGLGISESDLLVINKIDLAPYVGADLEKMRNDAEKVRKGKPTVFVSLKTGEGVDSLINILREELAIEGILRI; this is translated from the coding sequence ATGATGAAAATAGGTGTTTTAGGTCCTGTGGGTTCAGGTAAGACCACACTAATCGAGTTTCTCACCGAGTACTTTGTGAGAAAATTCGGTATCTCTGTAGGGATAATAACTAACGATGTAGTATCGAATTACGACGCTATGAGAGTATATGAAAACTTAGTAATAAGGAAGAAGATAATACCTAAGGAAAATGTCGTAGGTCTAGTCACGGGCGGTTGTCCTCATACTGCTATCAGAGAAGATCCGTCAATGAATTTAAGGGCTTTAGAAAAATTAACCAGACGGACTAAAGTGGAAGTAGTCTTTATAGAGAGTGGTGGAGATAATGTGATGAGTACCTTCAGTAGTTTGTTGGCAGATTACACTATTTACGTTCTTGACACTTCTGCTGGAGATAAATACCCTGGAAAAGGAGGTCTGGGTATATCGGAAAGTGACCTACTTGTGATTAACAAAATTGACCTAGCCCCCTACGTAGGTGCAGACCTAGAGAAGATGAGAAATGATGCGGAAAAGGTGAGAAAAGGTAAGCCTACAGTATTCGTAAGCCTTAAAACAGGGGAAGGAGTTGATAGCCTTATAAACATATTAAGAGAGGAACTGGCAATTGAAGGGATCCTTAGAATATGA
- a CDS encoding urease accessory protein UreD, whose protein sequence is MKGSLEYEDGKIVRSGPVNLLHSGGYLVIVNPSEVLAHEDELLVKIQGKKMRITDQAYTKILKMSNVKVTINIDGDEVYYFPHPVIFYNLSRARIHTRINVRKRGRVVEAFILGRTGSMEEFTEGEALAVTEVYFKDRLLIYDVFRGDKSYKSKNIMGKEALLAVYEIEDGEYKFDKVITDYKNLDRLWREVTNIHF, encoded by the coding sequence TTGAAGGGATCCTTAGAATATGAAGACGGAAAGATCGTAAGGAGTGGTCCAGTAAACCTACTTCATAGTGGTGGCTATCTTGTGATTGTTAATCCGTCCGAAGTTCTTGCTCATGAAGATGAATTGTTAGTGAAGATTCAAGGAAAAAAGATGAGGATAACTGACCAAGCATATACTAAAATACTAAAGATGAGTAACGTAAAAGTTACTATTAATATTGACGGAGATGAAGTGTATTACTTTCCGCATCCGGTGATCTTCTACAACTTAAGCAGGGCTAGAATACATACTCGAATTAATGTGAGAAAAAGAGGTAGAGTAGTAGAAGCATTTATTTTGGGTCGTACAGGTTCTATGGAAGAGTTCACCGAAGGGGAAGCTTTAGCCGTGACAGAGGTCTACTTTAAAGATAGACTGTTGATATATGACGTGTTTAGAGGCGACAAGAGTTACAAGAGTAAGAATATAATGGGTAAGGAAGCTTTACTCGCAGTGTACGAGATTGAGGATGGGGAATACAAGTTTGATAAAGTTATAACTGACTATAAAAACTTAGACAGGTTATGGAGAGAAGTTACTAACATTCACTTTTGA
- a CDS encoding type 1 glutamine amidotransferase, which translates to MNVLGVLNHPIEGLGSLAEIFSEKGFKVKEELAVNLKGNESFDILVIMGGPMGVYEADQYPFLYTEMELIRKAKREGKRVLGVCLGAQLISQSLGGSVKKGAFGPEIGVSKVKLLPKLGDKEIDVFQWHGDTFTLPPSSELLAYSEKYFQAFRLEKVLALQFHLEVDAKMVSKWVEEYKGNPKLVQEVKEKEETFRKNLEFIINWWLNQK; encoded by the coding sequence ATGAACGTCTTAGGAGTCTTAAATCATCCGATAGAAGGACTAGGTAGTTTAGCAGAAATATTCTCAGAAAAAGGGTTCAAAGTTAAGGAAGAACTTGCGGTAAATCTGAAAGGAAATGAAAGTTTCGATATTCTAGTAATTATGGGAGGACCGATGGGAGTGTATGAAGCAGATCAGTATCCATTTCTTTATACTGAAATGGAGTTAATTAGAAAAGCTAAAAGAGAGGGCAAAAGGGTCTTGGGTGTCTGTCTCGGAGCTCAGTTAATATCCCAATCCCTAGGTGGTAGCGTAAAGAAAGGAGCTTTTGGCCCTGAAATTGGCGTGAGTAAGGTAAAACTCTTACCTAAACTAGGTGATAAAGAGATAGATGTTTTCCAATGGCATGGTGACACATTTACATTGCCTCCTTCATCAGAGTTATTAGCTTATAGTGAGAAATACTTTCAAGCATTTAGATTAGAAAAGGTATTAGCTCTCCAATTCCACCTAGAAGTAGACGCTAAAATGGTAAGTAAATGGGTCGAGGAGTATAAGGGAAATCCTAAACTGGTACAAGAGGTTAAGGAAAAAGAAGAAACGTTTAGAAAGAACCTAGAATTCATTATAAACTGGTGGCTGAATCAAAAGTGA
- a CDS encoding nitrite/sulfite reductase, with product MSISFKDKYKIFYPRRYEGIYTSGGDNPLISIRIRQGKGRDPAKWSAEQFEKLAEIAKDYGNNKIHLTSRGDVELYGIDMRNLDEILFELEKVGLSPRDSCGASVRNVIPCLSQICPKANVDAEKLAVYISNFFRYNKEYEYPNLPKRVKISISACEVGCAHPAIMDVGIIAKKNGKFDVMIGGGIGEKAFEGKTLFTDITVDKLLPICVAVANILKKENEKRGFKHVVEKYGEEKIKEMIMREAEIVAPSLPPLVDDVSLPKTIQMEKIVRIKPIGGWLHVDDIPEIVSVMRENLEYGYLFNTQELYIPIQTEDVHLNIRAPYEITDTRMWEKKFNVNSCIGNDYCPPALVPTTEMATKVYERLKDEGIKVRISFSGCTHSCGKHWVMDLGFGAIANRGNVRLNVVVGGGNKNIGKVIGSIPADKYMTVVDRFIKLVKEGEINLDNIDVDKLKKNFRDIEGFEEYK from the coding sequence ATGAGTATATCTTTTAAAGATAAGTATAAAATATTTTATCCTAGAAGATACGAGGGTATATATACAAGTGGAGGAGACAATCCACTAATTTCTATCAGAATTAGACAAGGAAAGGGAAGAGATCCTGCAAAGTGGAGTGCTGAACAATTTGAAAAATTAGCGGAAATTGCAAAAGATTATGGTAATAATAAAATTCATCTAACTTCACGAGGAGACGTAGAACTTTACGGAATTGACATGAGAAATCTTGATGAAATTCTCTTCGAACTGGAAAAAGTGGGCCTCAGTCCGAGAGACTCTTGTGGAGCGTCGGTAAGAAATGTTATTCCATGCCTCTCGCAAATATGCCCAAAGGCTAATGTTGACGCAGAAAAGCTAGCTGTGTACATTTCAAACTTCTTTAGATATAACAAAGAGTATGAATATCCTAACTTGCCTAAGAGGGTTAAAATATCAATATCAGCTTGCGAAGTCGGGTGTGCTCACCCAGCAATTATGGATGTAGGAATAATTGCTAAGAAAAATGGTAAATTCGACGTAATGATCGGGGGAGGTATAGGAGAAAAAGCTTTTGAAGGAAAAACACTCTTCACCGACATAACCGTAGACAAGTTACTACCTATTTGTGTAGCTGTTGCTAACATATTAAAAAAGGAAAACGAAAAAAGAGGTTTTAAACATGTAGTAGAAAAATATGGAGAGGAGAAGATCAAAGAGATGATAATGAGGGAAGCGGAAATTGTCGCACCTTCTTTACCTCCCTTAGTAGACGATGTTTCTTTACCTAAAACTATTCAAATGGAAAAAATCGTTAGGATAAAACCAATAGGTGGATGGCTCCACGTTGATGATATCCCAGAAATAGTTTCAGTTATGAGAGAAAACTTGGAATACGGGTATCTGTTTAATACTCAGGAACTCTATATTCCGATACAAACTGAAGATGTCCATCTTAATATAAGAGCACCTTATGAGATTACGGATACCAGAATGTGGGAAAAGAAGTTCAACGTTAATTCATGTATAGGTAACGACTATTGTCCACCTGCTTTAGTCCCTACGACTGAAATGGCTACTAAAGTCTATGAGAGGCTTAAGGATGAGGGAATTAAGGTAAGGATTTCATTTAGCGGATGTACTCACTCATGCGGTAAGCACTGGGTTATGGACTTAGGATTTGGTGCTATTGCAAATAGAGGAAATGTAAGATTAAATGTGGTAGTCGGTGGAGGAAATAAAAATATCGGAAAAGTAATAGGATCAATACCTGCTGACAAGTACATGACAGTTGTTGATAGATTTATAAAATTGGTAAAAGAAGGTGAAATAAACTTAGATAACATAGATGTGGACAAGTTAAAGAAAAACTTTAGGGACATAGAGGGATTTGAGGAGTATAAATAA